Proteins encoded together in one Candidatus Methylomirabilota bacterium window:
- a CDS encoding glycosyltransferase yields the protein MSPRVTLVLCVYNQLALTRRCLESLRATPEPFGLVVIDNGSTDGTREFFQRFGSPFPLRYDASGSNASVIAALNRGWRLARTEFVCLLHNDTELVEPAWLGRLLAALAEPGIGLAGLYGAKRIRRNGRVAGRTIVHSLVEGPTVKAPWEEVAVVDAVCLGLRRDLMEAVGGLDEGYGFFHGIDRDLSMAVRETGRRCVVVHAPFHHRGGGTRTRDFAERPDRERADLAQREAALQRFVRKWGHRLPCDVRPVGERLGDWIRAHVVR from the coding sequence ATGAGCCCCCGCGTCACGCTCGTGCTGTGCGTGTACAACCAGCTCGCCTTGACCCGCCGCTGCCTGGAGAGCCTGCGGGCGACCCCTGAGCCCTTCGGCCTCGTCGTGATCGACAACGGCTCGACGGACGGCACCCGCGAGTTCTTCCAGCGGTTCGGCTCCCCGTTCCCGCTCCGCTACGACGCGTCGGGGAGCAACGCCTCGGTCATCGCCGCGCTGAACCGCGGATGGCGGCTGGCCCGAACCGAGTTCGTCTGTCTGCTGCACAACGACACCGAGCTGGTGGAGCCGGCCTGGCTCGGGCGCCTGCTGGCCGCGCTGGCCGAGCCGGGGATCGGCCTGGCCGGGCTGTACGGCGCCAAGCGGATCCGGAGAAACGGGCGCGTCGCGGGGCGGACGATCGTCCACAGCCTCGTCGAGGGCCCGACGGTGAAGGCGCCGTGGGAGGAGGTTGCCGTCGTCGACGCCGTGTGCCTCGGCCTGCGCCGCGACCTGATGGAGGCGGTCGGCGGCCTCGACGAGGGATATGGCTTCTTCCACGGCATCGACCGCGACCTGTCCATGGCGGTCAGGGAGACGGGACGGCGGTGCGTCGTCGTGCACGCGCCTTTTCATCACCGCGGTGGCGGAACGCGCACACGGGACTTCGCGGAGCGGCCCGACCGCGAGCGGGCCGACCTGGCCCAGCGCGAAGCGGCGCTGCAGCGGTTCGTCCGGAAGTGGGGCCACCGGCTGCCGTGCGACGTCCGCCCGGT